A stretch of Babesia bigemina genome assembly Bbig001, chromosome : III DNA encodes these proteins:
- a CDS encoding RuvB DNA helicase, putative, with amino-acid sequence MAAMGVVKDCVPELNTIKAEGNAPKVFKEKISVHSHIKGLGVNPSIFEVDTALINSTGDVSDPRYQEYIDCFDVGCGLVGQYRAREAAQLAVDMIKEKKMAGRALLLAGPSGSGKTALAMAIAKELNTSAPFTILSSTEVFSSEVKKTEVLNEAFRKSIHIILKEEKQVYEGEVTELVAEETENPSGGFAKCVSAVVVTLKTVKGTKTLRLAPQIHDQMVKEKVTIGDVIYIDASTGQVRRCGRCDAYATEFDLEVEEYVPIPKGDVYKQKQCVQEMSLNDLDVANSQPTGGNDVLSMINQYIKPKKTEITEKLRLEVNKAVNRYIDMGVAEVVPGVLYIDEVHMFDIECFTYLTKALESPLAPIVILSTNRGLCTVRGTDSIEPHGIPVDLLDRLLIIKTLPYTIDELVQVLRIRGKAENVPLTDDALLRLGEIGANASLRYCMQLIAPANILREIGQSDVLDRRFIDEADSLFMDCKVSAQRIAQQSHLFVS; translated from the exons ATGGCGGCTATGGGTGTAGTAAAAGATTGCGTGCCAGAGCTAAACACCATCAAGGCGGAAGGAAACGCGCCAAAAGTTTTCAAGGAGAAGATATCCGTGCACAGCCACATCAAAGGACTGGGCGTCAACCCATCCATATTCGAAGTAGACACGGCACTCATTAACTCAACAGGAGATGTTTCTGACCCGAGATACCAGGAATATATCGATTGTTTCGATGTTGGTTGCGGTCTGGTAGGCCAGTACAGGGCGAGGGaggctgcgcagctcgCGGTGGATATGATAAAGGAGAAGAAAATGGCCG GAAGGGCGCTACTGCTTGCGGGGCCAAGCGGCAGCGGCAAAACCGCTCTAGCCATGGCCATAGCAAAAGAGCTTAACACATCCGCGCCTTTTACTATCCTATCGAGTACCGAAGTGTTCAGCAGTGAGGTTAAGAAGACCGAGGTCTTGAATGAGGCGTTCCGCAAGTCGATACACATCATTCTGAAGGAGGAAAAACAAGTGTACGAAGGCGAAGTCACCGAACTCGTGGCAGAGGAAACGGAAAATCCGAGCGGAGGATTTG CAAAGTGTGTCAGCGCCGTAGTCGTCACCCTCAAAACGGTCAAGGGGACCAAAACTCTGAGGCTGGCGCCGCAGATACACGACCAGATGGTTAAAGAAAAGGTCACGATAGGAGATGTTATATACATAGACGCATCAACAG GTCAAGTGCGGCGCTGCGGCAGATGTGATGCATATGCTACTGAGTTTGACCTGGAGGTCGAGGAATACGTTCCTATACCAAAGGGAGATGTATACAAGCAAAAGCAATGCGTGCAAGAAATGTCCCTAAATGACCTCGACGTCGCAAATTCACAACCGACG GGTGGGAATGATGTTCTTTCAATGATCAACCAGTATATCAAGCCTAAGAAAACGGAAATAACCGAAAAATTGAGGCTGGAAGTGAACAAGGCCGTAAATCGATACATAGACATGGGTGTTGCGGAGGTGGTACCAGGGGTATTGTACATTGACGAGGTCCACATGTTCGACATTGAGTGTTTTACGTACCTCACGAAGGCATTAGAATCACCGTTGGCGCCCATTGTTATACTTTCGACAAACCGTGGT CTCTGCACAGTTCGAGGTACGGATTCCATAGAACCACATGGAATTCCCGTGGATCTACTCGACCGATTGTTGATCATAAAAACACTTCCGTATACCATTGATGAA TTAGTGCAAGTATTGCGCATACGGGGGAAGGCAGAAAACGTGCCTCTAACCGACGACGCCTTGTTACGCTTGGGAGAAATTGGGGCCAATGCAAGCTTGCGCTATTGCATGCAGCTCATTGCGCCCGCAAACATATTGAGAGAAATTGGACAGAGCGATGTACTAGACAGGCGCTTCATAGACGAGGCTGACTCACTGTTCATGGACTGCAAAGTGTCTGCTCAGCGAATCGCACAGCAATCGCATCTTTTCGTATCATAA
- a CDS encoding enolase (2-phosphoglycerate dehydratase), putative — MASITSIHAREILDSRGNPTVEVDLATADGLFRAACPSGASTGIYEALELRDGDKARYLGKGVLKAVNNVNTTIAAGVKGHDVRDQKGLDDLMVKKLDGSMNEWGHCKSNLGANAILVVSMAAARAAAESKKVPLYQHLAELAGKPTDNYILPVPCLNVINGGSHAGNSLAMQEFMILPVGAPSFREAIRMGCEVYHNLKKVINAKYGQDATNVGDEGGFAPNIKSAEEALDLLVESIKKAGFDGQVKIAMDVAASEFYVKESSSYNLGFKCEQPCMKSGPEMVAYYKELCQKYPIVSIEDPFDQDDWESYKMLTDEIGAAVQIVGDDLLVTNPKRIETALAKKACNALLLKVNQIGSVTEAIDACLLSHANSWGVMVSHRSGETEDTFIADLVVALGTGQIKTGAPCRSERNAKYNQLIRIEEQLGSRARYAGAAFRTCGN, encoded by the exons ATGGCTTCGATTACTTCGATTCATGCTCGCGAAATTCTTG ACTCCCGTGGAAATCCCACGGTCGAGGTTGACCTCGCCACCGCTGACGGTCTCTTCAGGGCTGCCTGCCCTTCCGGCGCCTCCACCGGCATCTACGAGGCCCTAGAGCTCCGTGATGGTGACAAAGCGCGCTACCTTGGCAAGGGTGTGTTGAAGGCCGTCAACAACGTCAACaccaccatcgccgccggtgTGAAGGGTCATGATGTCCGTGACCAGAAGGGATTGGACGACCTCATGGTCAAGAAGTTGGACGGTAGCATGAACGAGTGGGGTCACTGCAAGTCAAACCTCGGAGCCAACGCTATCTTGGTTGTCTCCATGGCCGCTGcccgcgccgccgccgagaGCAAGAAGGTCCCCCTGTACCAGCACCTCGCTGAGCTTGCCGGCAAGCCGACTGACAACTACATCCTCCCAGTTCCCTGCCTGAACGTCATCAACGGTGGTTCCCACGCCGGTAACAGCCTCGCCATGCAGGAGTTCATGATCCTCCCCGTCGGCGCTCCTTCCTTCAGGGAGGCCATTCGCATGGGTTGCGAAGTATACCACAACCTGAAgaaggtcatcaacgccaaGTACGGCCAGGACGCGACCAACGTGGGTGACGAGGGTGGTTTCGCGCCCAACATCAAGTCTGCTGAGGAGGCCCTTGACCTCTTGGTTGAGTCCATCAAGAAGGCCGGCTTTGACGGCCAGGTCAAGATTGCCATGGACGTCGCTGCCTCCGAGTTCTACGTCAAAGAGTCTAGTTCTTACAACTTGGGTTTCAAGTGCGAGCAGCCTTGCATGAAGTCTGGCCCCGAAATGGTCGCCTACTACAAGGAGCTTTGCCAGAAGTACCCCATCGTCTCCATTGAggaccccttcgaccaagACGACTGGGAGTCTTACAAGATGTTGACGGACGAGATCGGCGCTGCCGTTCAGATTGTGGGTGACGACTTGCTTGTCACTAACCCCAAGCGTATCGAGACTGCCCTTGCCAAGAAGGCTTGCAACGCTCTTTTGTTGAAGGTCAACCAGATCGGATCTGTCACCGAGGCCATCGACGCTTGTCTTTTGAGTCACGCTAACAGCTGGGGTGTGATGGTTTCCCACAGGTCCGGTGAGACTGAGGACACCTTCATTGCCGACCTCGTTGTCGCCCTCGGCACAGGCCAGATCAAAACTGGTGCTCCCTGCCGCAGCGAGCGCAACGCCAAGTACAACCAGTTGATCCGCATTGAGGAACAGCTTGGTTCCCGTGCTCGCTACGCTGGCGCTGCCTTCCGCACTTGCGGAAACTGA